In one window of Candidatus Avedoeria danica DNA:
- a CDS encoding PIN domain-containing protein gives MPRPGLAAQVDLLDVNVWVALSTSEHPHHARAQHFWQVESGERLAFCRVTVLGFLRLTTNATVMGGLPLTAAEAWAAYSAWRKLDDVWVASEPDGCDVLLADWAGRGIVTPRLWTDAYLAAFARAGGHRLVSFDRDFTRFDGLDLLQLDV, from the coding sequence ATGCCGAGGCCGGGCTTGGCCGCACAGGTTGACCTGCTCGACGTCAACGTGTGGGTGGCGCTGAGCACGAGCGAGCATCCGCATCACGCGCGCGCCCAGCACTTCTGGCAAGTCGAGTCGGGTGAACGGCTCGCGTTCTGCCGGGTCACCGTGCTCGGCTTCCTCCGCCTGACCACCAACGCTACCGTCATGGGCGGGCTGCCGCTCACCGCCGCAGAGGCGTGGGCAGCCTACAGTGCGTGGCGCAAACTCGACGATGTGTGGGTCGCCAGCGAGCCCGATGGCTGCGACGTGCTCCTCGCGGACTGGGCCGGCCGCGGGATCGTCACGCCTCGGCTCTGGACCGATGCCTACCTCGCCGCGTTCGCCAGGGCTGGCGGACACAGGCTGGTGTCCTTCGACCGAGATTTCACCCGCTTCGACGGACTGGACCTGCTGCAACTCGACGTGTAG